Genomic window (Pseudoliparis swirei isolate HS2019 ecotype Mariana Trench chromosome 23, NWPU_hadal_v1, whole genome shotgun sequence):
ttctgttgtctgctcagctccggtatcgttccatacggactgttttgttagcgatgttttttgtacggggggggggggggttcttaatccgtccatgtatatatatatattctccagGACAGTTTTGGTGTGTCAGTTACTCATATGTCCTTACATTATTTTGTCGTAGTTCAACTCTGTGGTATTGTGTGATGTTTGTACTTTATTATTAAcgtcatattatattataacagaGGCCAATAACAGTTTATCCTCTATTTAGACCGGTTGTGTTGGTTCATCACACCAGTTTCACCTCTTGTGTACATAGTGGCATTCCTATTTCACCACTAAGGACTCTTTGTCgctattgtttatttatttttttaacagaggAAGGATCGGGGAAGGTCCTGGCTCCACGAGGCATCTCGCGAAGTAAGCGAGTCACCTCAGCAGACAGACCTATGCCCTTTCAAAAATTCTTCTCGTTATGTTACGAGGACACGGGCGTCACCCCGCGTCGTTATTTTCCTTACTCATCAGTTTAAGGCATAACAAGTCAACTGTCGAAGAAGGGTATTGTCATCGTGTGCAGGTGTTCTTACTCAGGGTGCAAACTATGCCTCATCGACCgaaatttaattttgtttaaatCAACAGTTACCAGTATTTAGGGCAATAAGTTGTACACATAAAGTGTAAAACGGTGTTTTAAATATCTTAAACTGTGTTTATTGCACAAAACCGGGATATGTATTTGCCTACATTTCGCGCAAAGGCTCATGGGCCACCGCGTGTGTCTCCTACATATTTTTGACAAAAGTAATCGATTGCAGATACTTTCATATTAACTGAGCAGTTGTTACGTGTGTAAGAAGGATTCCAGTATATTATcacaatacatatacatactttATAACCTTAAAGCCCGTGGTTAACACACATTGATTCAAAAACAATTCAATAATGCTTCCGACGGACAGTTTGCCTTCTGACCCAAATCGTCTTCCGTAGCCTTTGCTAAAAAGTTCTCGTTTGCGCACGCGCAGTGATTCAGTGAGAGCAAAATGGCAGACGTCTCTTTGGATGAAGTGATACGACAGCGCGGTATTAATCTCAAGGCACCAGTTAAACGGTATTAAAACTACTAATGCACGGACGGGCTTTGCTTTCAACCGCTCGTCGTGACTTTTCTAAACGCATAACGTGAATTGAGAACTGGTTGTAGCTGGTGGTTCGTTACCGTAAGCTAATGTTAGCACATTACAGCCAATAACGCTAGGCTACGCTGTGTGTATTAGCTGTAGTTCGCTGGTAGGCCTTTATGAGTGAAGCCATTCGTCGTTGAATTTTAAAAACTGTGGATAATTACTCAGTCAGATTCTGTTTCTAACCAAACGCATATGTAATAGTTGTGACCACGCTTACGTACGGAGAGCTGTAACCAGTCTGCTATTGTTTGTAACTTCACTCGCAGGCTCCGTTAGCCAGCAAGCTAATATTTATGTTGGCAGCAAAGCAGGTTTAAACTAAATGAATAACTGTGATTGCTGGATGCGACGGGCGAAACTAGTCAAAACCAAAGTTGAAAACGTCTTAATATTAATCCTCAGAAAGCGTAAAAGAAATGATTATGTTCTCGTATTGTCTGTTCAAATAGCAGGGCCCCAGTCTTGCAATGGCCCAGCCATTATATGCGTTCCCCCTTTAAGTTAAGGTGTGGGCAAATaatcattatattattttacttaCTTAGTATTTAACACTTGtgtttttaatcatttaaaatgtggaaAGTACCACTCTGTTCAGGGCAGgataggacatttacatattttttaggtgGACATGTTTGCCCCCACTTACTGAAATCCAGTGGCATTTAAATTGGGGGCATTTTTTTATTCCAGATCGGGCCGTGATGTTGTGAACAagttcataattattagaggaaattatgggggcatttttttgcccctctcctaGCGATATctggggcaacattatatttcttgggggcagttttgccctttgtcCTCGTGTATTTTCTGACGCTGGTTCAGAGTCCTGAAAGCTGTTGCCATACAATTGATGAACTTAAGGaaacttatttttctttcagACCAATGTTCGGACGAGGTGCCGGCGTGCTTAAAGAAACTCCCACTTCTTTCAGACCCATGTTCGGACGGGGAGCAGGAGTCAGCAAGAGTTTTGACGCTCGGCAAAAGATCGGGACCAATGACGTCAGACAGCGGCTTGGAGCAGGTAAACACATTACCCACTGCCAACTGGACAGGACgttttgtgttttaatattaCATGTATACCTAAATCTTCTGCCTTGTCTTCCCTCAGGTTTTCAAGTTAAAGATGCTAGAGAGAAGATTGGTCAAATGGATGCTCGCTTTAAAATTCGGGGCAGGGGTGGAGCCGGTGGCGTGCAGGATGCCCGCCAGATGATCAACTCGCGCAAGCAGGTGCAGAATCAGTTCAGCCTCCCTGCGCAGACCACGCTAACGATGGCAGCGCCACACCATCTGCAGGGCCAGACACTTGTGCCACAGATACAGATCCAAGCTGGCAACAATCTTGCCAGCGTGAACTCAAGGCAGTTTAACCCTAATGTACAAGGACTGAGTGCGAGGGGCGGCGCAGTGCCACAGCTAAGCAATAATAAGAGAATGATGGATGCTCGTGATAGGCTGAGCCTCAAGAGGAGCATCGGAGGGACACAGATGCAGTCGGCTGTTTCACCACCTCTAAAAATAACCAAGACCATCCAGGTGAGGGAAATAGAAGTTGCTTTGTTCTTCAGTGACACTGCCTGCATGTGCTATCCAAGCACATTAACCTGCCTACTGTAATGTTTGATATTGTTTTTTACAGCAACGTCCAGGAACACTCGGGATGTCAACTGGAATACGTGGAACCCCAATGGTAGAGCTGATTTGTGTTGATGAAAATATTCCAAGCTGTCCCTTGTATACAAGCCAAGATTTGTAAAACATGTTATTAAAATGGGTTCCTTTTTTCTCCCACAGCTTCTCTCAAATGAGCATGACGGCACCCTCAATAAACACATAAAGATCACTACTGCTAATAACATGCTACAGTCACGGGTAAGCGCCGCTTCATGACACCTCGCGTACCTTCGGTCTGGATCGAGACGGAAACACGTCATTATTTTATTGTTCATTCAGTTTCAGTTTCCCTGCATTCAATGAATCTCTTCCTTTCCATTCCAGCCCGGTTCAATAGGCTCCACATTCTCTATGTCCGGCCCAATCACCAAGGTGGTTAAAAATGATGCCTACACAGCCCCCCGTCCTCCTGCCCCCGCGGCCCCCACCCGGCCTAACAGCAGCATGGCTGCTAACCGGGCCTCCGCTGCAGCCTTGCAACCGGTCTCCAGGACTCTCCAGCAACACACAGCGGCTCCCAGCACAGCGGCTCTTCCCCTGCAGGTAAAAGCTTCCTTCTTGTGTTTGTACTGTAGCCTCCTCTGCCTTTGTAGCCCGTCTACAcctaatattattaatattacatttttgtttgcgTTTACACTGGATGTACTAAGTCAGTAACTTGTCATATTTAGCCTACTCATGAAAACCAACCgagtaaagttttttttttttataaacgcCAGTTATTTAGAAAGAAATGGGAGCTGTTCATTGATTTGGGATAGTTCAACTAGTTATTGCAAACATCACAATACATATGAGACGTgcaggtttttaaaaatatttatttatttgacctaATCTTTATGTTTTTCCACGCTGGGAGCTCAATTCTTTCCACTTCTTAGCTTTTACTTCCATTATGCTTCCCTTCTCCTGAACTCTTAAAGTCTCGTCAGTATTTGTTGTTTACTCCATTTAGGATTTAATATAAGTAGACATCTGTGTCCCTGGTTTCTTAACACAACGTCGCTTTTCTACGATGGCGTTTGAAGTGAAACCCTCGTTTAGTTTTAGTGCAATAGCTGTAACTTTGATGATTTGAAAACATAGATGAACAAAATGttcttttaatgttgttttcatttcatataGCTGATCATGTGGTGTTGTTCTTTCCAGCCTACTTTCAGTCCCTTGGAGGGGACCAAAATAACGGTGAACAACCTGCACCCCCGAGTCACTGAGGAGGACATAGTTGTGAGTAAATCACACTGATTGAAAATAACATTTGGCAAAGTTTTATATTCACC
Coding sequences:
- the poldip3 gene encoding polymerase delta-interacting protein 3 produces the protein MADVSLDEVIRQRGINLKAPVKRPMFGRGAGVLKETPTSFRPMFGRGAGVSKSFDARQKIGTNDVRQRLGAGFQVKDAREKIGQMDARFKIRGRGGAGGVQDARQMINSRKQVQNQFSLPAQTTLTMAAPHHLQGQTLVPQIQIQAGNNLASVNSRQFNPNVQGLSARGGAVPQLSNNKRMMDARDRLSLKRSIGGTQMQSAVSPPLKITKTIQQRPGTLGMSTGIRGTPMLLSNEHDGTLNKHIKITTANNMLQSRPGSIGSTFSMSGPITKVVKNDAYTAPRPPAPAAPTRPNSSMAANRASAAALQPVSRTLQQHTAAPSTAALPLQPTFSPLEGTKITVNNLHPRVTEEDIVELFCVCGALKRARLVKVGVAEVVFVRKEDAVSAYTKYNNRCLDGQPMKCNLHIQGNVITSDQPILLRLSDTPGASGGTKKDGLPPSLSRPLGQRASSQPTPEVDPQTILKALFKSTTQSTSTTEPPSSQATAFSIKI